A window of the Nocardia sp. NBC_01329 genome harbors these coding sequences:
- a CDS encoding ABC transporter ATP-binding protein, translated as MLEASSLSFRYTAKGPWIFREVSVRARAGEVLAVLGPNARGKTTMLKCLSGLIRPVSGSVEVSGGVGYVPQSHSVVFSFSVLDIVLMGRARTVKIYSTPTVADRAAAREALRRVGVPHLADRDYTGLSGGERQLVLIARALVSECDTIVLDEPAAALDLRNQARVLTVLRALADEGMAVVMTTHHPDHALHVAERSMLMVAPDDQRIGPTRELLTGALLSKMYGVPIVTADVETPSAIRRLTVPDFGRGIG; from the coding sequence ATGCTTGAGGCCAGTTCGCTCTCGTTCCGCTATACCGCCAAGGGTCCGTGGATATTCCGCGAAGTCTCGGTCCGCGCCCGTGCGGGTGAAGTACTCGCCGTGCTCGGACCGAACGCGCGGGGTAAGACCACCATGCTCAAATGCCTGTCGGGTCTCATCCGGCCGGTCTCCGGATCGGTCGAGGTGTCCGGCGGGGTGGGCTATGTCCCGCAGAGCCATTCGGTCGTGTTCTCGTTCTCGGTGCTCGATATCGTCCTCATGGGCCGGGCTCGCACGGTGAAGATCTACAGCACTCCCACCGTCGCCGATCGGGCGGCGGCCCGGGAAGCGCTGCGTCGGGTGGGTGTGCCACATCTGGCCGACCGGGACTACACCGGCCTCAGCGGCGGGGAACGCCAGCTCGTACTCATCGCTCGTGCCCTGGTCTCCGAATGCGACACCATCGTCCTCGACGAGCCGGCGGCTGCCCTGGATCTGCGCAACCAGGCCCGGGTGCTGACCGTGCTGCGGGCACTGGCCGACGAGGGGATGGCGGTGGTGATGACCACCCATCACCCGGATCACGCCTTGCACGTGGCGGAGCGCTCCATGCTGATGGTCGCCCCGGACGATCAGCGCATCGGTCCGACCCGCGAGTTGCTCACCGGCGCACTGCTGTCGAAGATGTACGGCGTACCGATCGTGACCGCCGATGTCGAGACACCCAGTGCGATAAGGCGTCTGACTGTCCCCGATTTCGGGCGGGGGATCGGATGA
- a CDS encoding FecCD family ABC transporter permease, protein MTSSAADSVAVAAPEAPAPRRARFDRRMLAIPGFFLLLLVVAIVALAVGRYTVPPNEIVRILLGQVFPLERTWYPQESTVVLDVRLPRVLLSILLGAGLALTGAVMQAVFRNPLASAQVLGVSSGASFGGVLILLAGFGGAALVGGAFLGGVVALVLVVMIARAVPGAPLLMIILGGTVVGAMFQAMVSFITYIADPYSELPSIVFWLMGSLATASYTKVLIAAIPIVTAGLVVLVLRWRLNILAMGDEDATALGLKPARLRNFLLLCVAMITAGSVSVAGVIGWVGLVVPHLVRMMVGTDNRMVLPVSALLGAAYLTVIDTLSRTLSTAEIPIGILTAIIGAPFFVVLLIRNRSRLWGADA, encoded by the coding sequence ATGACCAGTTCCGCCGCTGATTCTGTCGCAGTCGCGGCGCCGGAAGCTCCCGCGCCGCGCCGCGCGCGCTTCGACCGGCGGATGCTGGCGATCCCGGGCTTCTTCCTCTTACTGCTCGTGGTGGCGATCGTCGCGCTCGCGGTGGGCCGTTACACCGTCCCGCCGAACGAGATCGTGCGCATTCTGCTGGGGCAGGTGTTCCCGCTGGAGCGCACCTGGTATCCGCAGGAGAGCACCGTGGTACTCGATGTGCGGTTGCCGCGGGTGCTGCTGTCGATCCTGCTCGGCGCCGGACTGGCGCTCACCGGAGCGGTGATGCAGGCCGTGTTCCGCAATCCACTGGCCAGCGCCCAGGTGCTGGGTGTTTCCTCGGGCGCGTCGTTCGGCGGTGTGCTGATCCTGCTCGCCGGGTTCGGCGGTGCCGCGCTGGTCGGCGGGGCCTTCCTCGGCGGGGTCGTGGCTTTGGTGCTGGTGGTCATGATCGCCCGGGCGGTGCCCGGTGCGCCGCTGCTGATGATCATTCTCGGCGGCACGGTGGTCGGTGCGATGTTCCAGGCGATGGTCTCGTTCATCACCTATATCGCCGACCCCTACAGCGAACTGCCCTCGATCGTCTTCTGGCTCATGGGCTCGCTGGCGACCGCGAGCTACACCAAAGTGCTGATCGCCGCGATCCCCATCGTGACAGCAGGCCTGGTGGTACTGGTACTGCGCTGGCGGCTGAACATTCTCGCCATGGGCGACGAGGACGCCACCGCCCTCGGACTGAAACCGGCACGCCTGCGCAACTTCCTGCTGCTGTGTGTCGCGATGATCACCGCGGGTTCGGTATCGGTCGCCGGGGTCATCGGCTGGGTGGGCCTGGTCGTACCACATCTGGTGCGCATGATGGTCGGCACCGACAACCGGATGGTGCTGCCCGTCAGCGCGCTACTCGGTGCTGCCTACCTCACCGTGATCGATACGCTCTCCCGCACCCTGAGCACCGCCGAGATCCCGATCGGTATCCTCACCGCCATCATCGGGGCACCCTTCTTCGTGGTGCTGTTGATCCGCAACCGTTCCCGCCTGTGGGGTGCCGATGCTTGA
- a CDS encoding ABC transporter substrate-binding protein yields the protein MIGALALTAGCSTREAQTEDAAATGALSIVDQRGETVALAGPASKVAFTVMPAPSIFAAVDRSYDRIVGINQSTLVANKGGMFATMFPESAESAVVAGNDFVPNVETLLQLDPDVVVQWGDRGPDVTAPIEAAGFPVVGLEYGTQDDLEQWITLFAQIAGKPERGRELVDWQRTELSEMRAQVAEQRTPRPKAMILSRAGDTYSTTSPKGYDGFQFDLVGADLVTEGFVSDAGQVSPEQILDWNPEVIMLSGFDESVPADIYADPRLASVSAVQNKRVYKTPLGGYRWQVPSAESPMMWQWMHQILYPGARGGQFRDEIRATFDNLFAYRISDEEIDQVLRFDLNKDAAGYDQFRR from the coding sequence ATGATCGGGGCCCTCGCGCTGACCGCCGGGTGCTCGACCCGGGAAGCGCAGACCGAGGATGCGGCCGCCACCGGCGCGCTGTCCATCGTCGATCAGCGGGGCGAAACCGTCGCACTGGCCGGGCCGGCTTCCAAGGTGGCGTTCACCGTGATGCCGGCGCCGTCGATCTTCGCCGCGGTCGACCGGAGCTACGACCGCATCGTCGGCATCAACCAGTCCACGCTGGTGGCCAACAAAGGCGGCATGTTCGCGACCATGTTCCCCGAATCGGCCGAATCGGCCGTCGTCGCGGGTAACGACTTCGTGCCGAACGTGGAGACCCTGCTGCAACTCGACCCGGACGTCGTAGTGCAGTGGGGCGACCGCGGACCCGACGTCACGGCGCCGATCGAGGCCGCGGGCTTCCCGGTCGTGGGCCTGGAGTACGGCACCCAGGACGATCTCGAACAGTGGATCACCCTGTTCGCGCAGATCGCGGGTAAACCCGAACGCGGCCGGGAGCTCGTCGACTGGCAACGCACCGAACTGTCCGAGATGCGCGCACAGGTGGCGGAGCAGCGGACCCCGCGGCCGAAGGCGATGATCTTGTCCCGGGCCGGTGATACCTACAGCACCACAAGCCCGAAGGGCTACGACGGCTTCCAGTTCGACCTCGTCGGCGCGGACCTGGTTACCGAGGGCTTCGTCTCCGATGCCGGGCAGGTGAGCCCGGAGCAGATCCTGGACTGGAACCCCGAGGTCATCATGCTCAGCGGGTTCGACGAGAGCGTTCCCGCCGATATCTATGCCGATCCGCGGCTCGCCAGTGTCAGCGCGGTACAGAACAAGCGGGTGTACAAGACGCCGCTCGGGGGCTACCGCTGGCAGGTGCCCAGCGCGGAATCGCCGATGATGTGGCAGTGGATGCACCAGATCCTCTACCCGGGTGCGCGCGGCGGGCAATTCCGCGACGAGATCCGGGCCACCTTCGACAATCTGTTCGCCTACCGGATCTCCGATGAGGAGATCGATCAGGTGCTGCGTTTCGACCTGAACAAGGACGCCGCGGGTTATGACCAGTTCCGCCGCTGA
- a CDS encoding helix-turn-helix domain-containing protein → MTRAGSRTDFAGQLKQWRLRCRVSQLDLAIRAGTTQRYLSFLEQGRSRPGRAMVVRLAESLDLPLRDRNGLLLAAGFAPVFPESSFDAVELAPARIALRGILAGHMPYPAVVVQPYGVLVAANDAFGLLTDGAAPWLLRPPLNVLRLALHPQGLAPRVVNLAEWGRHITEGLRNRAVRRPDPVVEDLITELESYLPPPDLGPGHLGFAVPLRLRSAAGELRLITMISSFATAIDVTLAELHLEAFLPADEATARILRERAEK, encoded by the coding sequence ATGACGAGGGCAGGGTCGCGGACCGATTTCGCCGGGCAGTTGAAGCAATGGCGGCTGCGGTGCCGGGTCAGTCAGCTCGATCTGGCGATCCGGGCCGGTACAACGCAGCGGTATCTCAGTTTCCTCGAGCAGGGGCGATCCCGGCCCGGCCGGGCCATGGTGGTGCGCCTGGCCGAATCGCTCGACCTGCCATTGCGCGACCGCAACGGGTTGCTCCTGGCAGCCGGATTCGCGCCGGTGTTCCCCGAATCCTCGTTCGACGCCGTGGAGCTGGCCCCGGCCCGCATCGCGTTGCGCGGAATTCTCGCCGGGCATATGCCCTATCCGGCGGTCGTCGTGCAGCCGTACGGCGTCCTGGTGGCCGCGAACGATGCTTTCGGTCTGCTCACCGACGGCGCGGCGCCGTGGTTGTTGCGGCCGCCGCTCAACGTCCTGCGGCTGGCGCTGCATCCGCAGGGGCTGGCTCCGCGGGTGGTCAATCTCGCGGAATGGGGGCGGCATATCACCGAGGGTCTGCGGAACAGGGCGGTGCGTCGACCGGATCCGGTGGTGGAGGATCTGATCACCGAACTCGAAAGTTATCTGCCACCACCGGATCTCGGTCCTGGTCATCTCGGATTCGCGGTACCGCTGCGCCTGCGCAGCGCGGCGGGCGAGCTGCGTCTGATCACCATGATCTCCTCGTTCGCCACCGCGATCGACGTCACGCTCGCCGAGCTGCACCTGGAAGCCTTCCTTCCCGCCGACGAGGCGACCGCCCGCATCCTGCGCGAGCGAGCCGAGAAGTGA
- a CDS encoding MMPL family transporter — protein sequence MNAWERFAAVVTGRRSWVLLLAVLAAACAVIVGVGANDDAGQAPTSLPQNSEAAKVEAAMAEFPGGRDAPAILVITRTDGAELTDADRAAAETTVREVSGTDADTLVVAPDGKAALGRAAVSSDLSGEDLTAEIDRLRASAAQSAPPGLTVQITGGPAFGADIANSFAGADVTLLAVTALVVALLLIITYRSPVLWLVPLLVIGLADRTATSVGTALARITDLSFDGSTSGITSVLVFGAGTNYALLLVSRYRDELHGHSDHRSALREAVRRAGPAILASNVTVVLALCTLLLATLPNTRSLGLMAAAGLLVAVVFVLLALPPALALCGRKIFWPFVPQASADGTAAHGVWHRIATRVVARPAVVAGAAIALLFVFAAGLTGADIGLSQTEQFRVRAESVDGLDTLAAHFPSGASDPTVVLTEHSAAAAVRPALETAPGVSGVVPSGSHNGVDRWMVTLEAAPESEKAYTTIEQLRTTLSGIPGAEAMVGGSDAKALDTRDAARHDQLLVIPLILVVVFTVLLILLRALPAAVLLIGVTVLSALAALGLGSLVSTHLFGFPALDTTVPLFAFLFLVALGIDYTIFLVTRAREETPGHGTVDGMVRAVSATGAVITSAGIVLAAVFCVLGVLPLITLTQLGIIVGIGIVLDTFLVRTVVIPALFALVGPKVWWPSGLTGSAPGTPPAELAQQRP from the coding sequence GTGAACGCCTGGGAACGCTTTGCCGCCGTGGTCACCGGCCGCCGCTCATGGGTACTGCTCCTCGCCGTCCTCGCCGCCGCCTGCGCGGTGATCGTGGGCGTGGGCGCGAACGACGACGCCGGACAGGCACCGACCTCGCTACCCCAGAACTCCGAAGCCGCGAAGGTCGAAGCCGCGATGGCGGAGTTCCCGGGTGGCCGCGACGCGCCGGCGATCCTGGTGATCACCCGGACCGACGGCGCCGAACTCACCGATGCCGACCGCGCCGCAGCCGAGACAACCGTTCGAGAGGTCTCCGGGACGGATGCGGACACGCTCGTGGTCGCGCCGGACGGTAAGGCGGCGCTCGGCCGCGCGGCGGTCTCGTCCGATCTGAGCGGCGAGGATCTCACCGCCGAGATCGATCGGCTGCGTGCATCGGCGGCGCAGAGCGCGCCGCCCGGGCTGACCGTGCAGATCACCGGTGGTCCGGCCTTCGGCGCCGATATCGCGAACTCATTCGCCGGCGCCGATGTGACTCTGCTCGCCGTCACCGCACTGGTGGTCGCACTGCTGCTGATCATCACCTACCGCTCGCCGGTGCTGTGGCTGGTGCCGCTGCTCGTGATCGGCCTGGCCGACCGGACAGCCACCAGCGTCGGCACGGCACTGGCCCGGATCACCGACCTTTCTTTCGACGGGTCGACCTCGGGTATCACCAGCGTGCTGGTCTTCGGCGCGGGAACCAACTACGCGCTACTGCTCGTCTCGCGCTATCGCGACGAGTTGCACGGGCACAGCGATCACCGCAGTGCCCTGCGCGAGGCTGTGCGACGCGCCGGTCCGGCGATCCTCGCCAGCAATGTGACCGTGGTGCTCGCGCTCTGCACACTGCTGCTCGCGACACTGCCCAACACTCGCTCGCTCGGGCTCATGGCCGCCGCCGGACTGCTGGTCGCGGTGGTGTTCGTTCTGCTGGCGCTCCCGCCCGCGCTGGCACTGTGCGGCCGGAAGATCTTCTGGCCCTTCGTTCCGCAGGCGAGTGCCGACGGCACCGCGGCCCACGGGGTGTGGCATCGGATCGCCACCCGCGTGGTGGCCCGGCCCGCGGTGGTCGCGGGCGCGGCGATCGCACTCCTGTTCGTCTTCGCAGCGGGCCTGACCGGCGCCGATATCGGGCTCTCGCAGACCGAGCAGTTCCGGGTGCGCGCCGAATCGGTCGACGGTCTGGACACTCTGGCCGCCCATTTCCCCTCGGGTGCCTCCGATCCGACCGTCGTACTCACCGAGCACAGCGCCGCGGCGGCGGTCCGGCCCGCGCTGGAGACCGCCCCGGGTGTCTCCGGCGTAGTGCCCAGCGGCAGTCACAACGGGGTGGACCGGTGGATGGTGACCCTCGAGGCGGCCCCCGAATCCGAGAAGGCCTACACCACGATCGAACAGTTGCGTACGACGCTGTCCGGAATTCCCGGCGCCGAGGCCATGGTGGGCGGAAGCGACGCGAAAGCACTCGATACCCGCGACGCCGCCCGCCACGATCAACTGCTGGTGATACCGCTCATCCTGGTGGTGGTGTTCACGGTGCTGCTCATCCTGCTGCGCGCGCTGCCCGCCGCGGTCCTGCTCATCGGTGTCACCGTCCTCAGCGCGCTGGCGGCACTGGGCCTGGGCAGTCTGGTGAGCACCCACCTCTTCGGTTTTCCCGCACTCGATACGACCGTACCGCTGTTCGCCTTCCTGTTCCTGGTGGCGCTGGGGATCGACTACACCATCTTCCTGGTCACCAGAGCACGTGAGGAGACGCCGGGGCACGGCACCGTCGACGGTATGGTCCGCGCGGTCTCGGCGACCGGTGCGGTGATCACCAGCGCCGGTATCGTGCTCGCCGCGGTGTTCTGTGTGCTGGGCGTCCTACCGCTGATCACGCTCACCCAGCTCGGCATCATCGTCGGTATCGGGATCGTGCTCGATACGTTCCTGGTGCGTACCGTCGTCATTCCCGCCCTGTTCGCGCTCGTCGGCCCGAAGGTGTGGTGGCCCAGCGGTCTCACCGGCAGCGCTCCCGGAACACCACCCGCCGAACTCGCGCAGCAGCGGCCGTAG
- a CDS encoding MarR family winged helix-turn-helix transcriptional regulator, translating into MTNEPSEEQSTAVRDHAETEIATDIRALTAVSEQIGHLFAHSHSLRSNDFRALMHIATAEAERRPLTAGQLRELMGLSSAAITYLVERMIASGHIRRETDPGDRRRVLLHYSDHGMSVAGEFFRPLGRQTRAALAELPTTDLAAAHRVLGAVVSAMRDHHLALTQQSIDG; encoded by the coding sequence GTGACAAACGAACCGTCGGAGGAGCAGAGCACCGCTGTCCGAGACCACGCCGAAACCGAGATCGCCACCGATATCCGCGCGCTCACCGCGGTATCCGAACAGATCGGGCACCTGTTCGCCCATTCGCATTCCCTGCGCAGCAACGATTTCCGGGCCCTCATGCATATCGCCACCGCCGAAGCCGAACGGCGGCCGCTCACCGCCGGGCAGCTCCGCGAACTCATGGGCCTGTCCTCGGCGGCCATCACGTATCTGGTGGAACGGATGATCGCCTCCGGCCATATCCGGCGCGAAACCGATCCCGGCGACCGCCGGCGGGTACTACTGCACTACTCCGACCACGGTATGTCGGTGGCCGGCGAATTCTTCCGCCCGCTGGGCCGGCAGACCCGCGCGGCGCTGGCCGAGTTGCCGACCACCGATCTCGCCGCCGCCCACCGGGTGCTCGGCGCCGTCGTCTCCGCGATGCGCGACCACCATCTCGCGCTCACCCAGCAATCGATCGATGGGTAA
- a CDS encoding Na+/H+ antiporter, whose protein sequence is MAADWTAMDQLVLTFVILFAAVLAEAIGRRIGIASAVLMTLFGCALALVPFVPQIAVPSHLILPLVLPPLLYAAARRTSWRQFAESWEPIVLRAVGLVLATAAAVAVVFHAWYPALPVAAAVVLGAIVAPPDPVAATALAGRLGLPRRLVVVLGGEGLFNDVTAIVVYTVAIQAVLTGQFSAPRAALEFVVSAVVAVAVGLVLGRVGSRLTRYLAEAGQQVALSLLLPFAAYGLAESWGGSGVLSVLVCALYLTDAVTAFGDADYRVVGDSFWEITELLISGFAFGLIGLELSAVLAATGDSWPQLLGGAGAVLAVVVVLRLVWLMATWWLRGRLRRDEDTDEPYTWRETVVTWWTGMRGVATVALALAIPLSTEAGADFPGRTQILFTAFAVVLFTLLVQGPTLPLVVRLTGVHADTRAERRLERQLWERVAEAELARLKQLSEAEHVPDELYERLREGIRRRLARADPEAADQDARAQTERDARMAAAVGRIRAEVTEAGRREAQAARREPGMPPDLVDRVTRRLDLGPGR, encoded by the coding sequence ATGGCAGCAGACTGGACCGCCATGGACCAGTTGGTGCTGACATTCGTGATCCTGTTCGCCGCGGTGCTCGCCGAGGCGATCGGGCGCCGGATCGGTATCGCGTCCGCGGTCCTGATGACGCTGTTCGGTTGCGCTCTGGCGCTGGTGCCGTTCGTACCGCAGATCGCGGTGCCGTCGCATCTGATCCTGCCGCTCGTCCTGCCCCCGCTGCTGTACGCGGCGGCCCGGCGTACCTCGTGGCGGCAGTTCGCGGAGAGCTGGGAACCCATCGTGCTGCGGGCCGTCGGACTGGTCCTGGCGACCGCGGCGGCGGTCGCGGTGGTGTTCCACGCGTGGTACCCCGCTCTGCCGGTGGCCGCGGCCGTCGTGCTCGGCGCGATTGTCGCACCACCGGATCCGGTCGCGGCGACCGCGCTGGCCGGGCGGCTCGGATTGCCACGCCGCCTGGTGGTGGTCCTCGGCGGGGAGGGCCTGTTCAACGATGTCACCGCGATCGTCGTCTACACCGTCGCGATACAGGCGGTACTCACCGGGCAGTTCTCGGCGCCGCGCGCTGCGCTGGAGTTCGTGGTGTCGGCGGTGGTCGCCGTGGCGGTCGGGTTGGTGCTGGGCAGGGTCGGCAGCCGGCTCACCCGCTATCTGGCCGAGGCCGGCCAGCAGGTCGCGCTGAGCCTGCTGCTGCCCTTCGCGGCGTATGGACTGGCGGAGTCCTGGGGCGGATCCGGGGTGCTGTCGGTGCTGGTGTGCGCGCTCTACCTGACCGACGCCGTCACCGCATTCGGTGACGCCGACTACCGAGTGGTCGGCGATTCGTTCTGGGAGATCACCGAGCTGCTCATCAGCGGTTTCGCCTTCGGTCTCATCGGGTTGGAGCTGAGTGCGGTGCTCGCGGCCACCGGGGACAGCTGGCCGCAACTGCTCGGGGGCGCGGGTGCTGTGCTGGCCGTGGTGGTGGTGCTGCGCCTGGTCTGGCTCATGGCGACCTGGTGGTTGCGCGGGAGGCTTCGGCGCGACGAGGACACCGACGAGCCCTACACCTGGCGGGAAACCGTCGTGACCTGGTGGACCGGTATGCGCGGAGTGGCCACGGTGGCGCTGGCCCTGGCCATCCCCCTGTCGACGGAGGCGGGCGCGGATTTTCCGGGCCGCACCCAGATTCTGTTCACCGCGTTCGCGGTCGTACTGTTCACGCTGCTCGTCCAGGGGCCGACCCTGCCCCTCGTCGTCCGGCTCACCGGTGTGCACGCCGATACCCGCGCTGAACGCCGGCTCGAGCGGCAACTGTGGGAACGGGTGGCCGAGGCCGAGCTGGCCCGCCTGAAACAACTTTCCGAGGCCGAGCACGTGCCCGACGAGCTCTACGAGCGGCTCCGCGAGGGCATCCGGCGGCGGCTGGCCCGAGCGGATCCGGAGGCGGCCGATCAGGACGCTCGCGCCCAGACAGAACGCGACGCGCGGATGGCGGCCGCGGTCGGCCGTATCCGGGCCGAGGTGACCGAAGCAGGTCGCCGCGAGGCGCAAGCCGCCCGGCGCGAACCCGGTATGCCCCCGGATCTGGTGGACCGCGTCACTCGGCGCCTCGATCTCGGGCCGGGCAGGTGA
- a CDS encoding SCO2524 family protein, which produces MRIRPRQQLLDLWRAVLACSYRDDTWRWGGRDGTNSISDAEQLLCLLYPATELEAFALDQPDDMAIDARQALDPFGEETRIGGALVGLLEDYLQRYTGPDGHPDFAAGSYLRAAGDRRPTDAQLALDIVDSYSMSLSLCIAALRFLRGFQRFVGGEVRRDARQLSERIPLVIEAVGTRLTAAMAGLVRSFVIHTPEPKSDAGHAILHMINQNHAPADEVIRRLSARLERLRVQAANEVRLSQTTEVDVADDERLFECGWGWGIVRTAEPIEFVPGAAGQAPGHAEPRPYLYFTAVALDGIIDLSSQRIRELDLLTDEQRKLADALQLRFELARNYWSTVARFGGGRWPLEDIPWRTSDGEESDYFSLTVTAILIQDLVYRDSTEDLARTVAVFDQLARRGRITSRLTAGDAAAVLHYPGVRLGLAGSEEIGGGPALEWYVPDFVTLMLKRCLQAARLRTDVDTRDQLMALAEAAMEHLDQRVRRDGPAAGLWDDPAALLGPAPQVPEGPSWFVTERVMECLVIAYDTFREPPLAPATMVARAVDLLSEAEHLLNQEELKVGGDDLTPKQAAVNRIRQSLDRARGVLHERPGTAYSLATQALIQLDELAYARQDATR; this is translated from the coding sequence ATGAGAATTCGGCCGCGGCAACAGCTGCTGGACCTGTGGCGGGCCGTGCTGGCCTGCTCCTACCGGGACGACACGTGGCGCTGGGGTGGCCGGGACGGCACCAATTCGATCAGCGACGCCGAACAGTTGCTGTGCCTGCTGTATCCGGCGACCGAACTCGAGGCGTTCGCCTTGGACCAACCCGACGATATGGCGATCGACGCCCGGCAGGCGCTCGACCCCTTCGGGGAGGAAACCCGCATCGGCGGCGCGCTGGTCGGTCTGCTCGAGGATTATCTGCAGCGCTATACCGGTCCCGACGGTCATCCGGATTTCGCGGCCGGCTCCTATCTCCGCGCGGCCGGTGATCGCCGGCCCACCGACGCCCAGCTCGCGCTGGATATCGTCGACTCCTATTCCATGTCGCTGAGTCTGTGCATCGCCGCACTGCGCTTCCTGCGTGGATTCCAGCGGTTCGTGGGCGGCGAGGTCCGGCGCGATGCCCGCCAGCTGAGCGAACGGATCCCGCTGGTGATCGAGGCGGTCGGTACTCGCCTCACCGCGGCGATGGCGGGTCTGGTGCGCAGTTTCGTCATCCACACTCCCGAGCCGAAATCCGATGCCGGGCACGCGATCCTGCATATGATCAACCAGAACCACGCCCCCGCCGACGAAGTGATCCGCCGCTTGTCCGCCCGGCTGGAACGGTTACGTGTCCAGGCCGCCAACGAAGTGCGGCTCAGTCAGACCACCGAGGTGGACGTCGCCGACGACGAGCGACTGTTCGAATGTGGCTGGGGTTGGGGCATCGTGCGCACCGCCGAACCGATCGAATTCGTCCCCGGTGCCGCCGGGCAAGCCCCCGGCCATGCCGAACCGCGCCCCTACCTGTACTTCACCGCTGTCGCCCTGGACGGCATCATCGATCTCTCCTCGCAACGTATCCGGGAATTGGACCTGCTGACCGACGAACAGCGCAAACTCGCCGACGCCCTGCAGTTGCGATTCGAACTCGCCCGCAACTACTGGTCGACGGTGGCTCGATTCGGTGGCGGGCGCTGGCCGCTGGAAGATATTCCGTGGCGCACCTCCGACGGCGAGGAATCGGACTATTTCAGTTTGACCGTCACCGCCATCCTGATCCAGGACCTCGTATACCGGGACAGCACCGAGGACCTGGCCCGGACGGTGGCCGTATTCGACCAGCTGGCGCGCCGCGGCCGGATCACCAGTCGCCTCACCGCCGGGGACGCGGCCGCGGTACTGCACTATCCGGGTGTCCGGTTGGGTCTGGCCGGTAGTGAGGAGATCGGCGGTGGCCCCGCCCTGGAATGGTATGTCCCCGATTTCGTGACATTGATGCTCAAACGCTGTCTGCAAGCGGCGCGCTTGCGCACCGATGTGGATACCCGGGACCAGCTGATGGCCCTCGCCGAAGCCGCCATGGAGCACCTCGACCAGCGCGTCCGGCGCGACGGACCGGCGGCCGGACTCTGGGACGATCCGGCGGCCCTGCTCGGACCGGCGCCGCAGGTTCCCGAGGGCCCGTCCTGGTTCGTCACCGAGCGGGTCATGGAATGCCTGGTGATCGCCTACGACACCTTCCGCGAACCGCCGCTGGCCCCCGCGACCATGGTCGCCCGTGCGGTCGATCTGCTGAGCGAGGCCGAGCATCTGCTCAACCAGGAAGAGCTCAAGGTCGGCGGAGACGATCTGACCCCGAAACAGGCTGCCGTGAACCGTATCCGGCAGTCGCTGGACCGGGCCCGCGGTGTGCTGCACGAGCGTCCCGGCACCGCCTACAGTCTGGCCACGCAGGCCCTGATCCAGCTCGACGAACTGGCGTACGCGCGCCAGGACGCGACGCGGTGA
- a CDS encoding SCO2523 family variant P-loop protein, whose protein sequence is MLVFSTSDKGGTGRSVTSSNVAYRLCMSGRNVAYVDFDFGSPTAGALFEISTVERGIVDGGVHSYLLGQTGTAARVDVGTATDRSELKRVAPRSGRLVLFPGDEGGAEFLTADDAVVTRCAELLVALEQEFRVVVVDLSAGRSVALEIALQATALPQLRRRTARWLIFHRWTRQHILAAAGLVHGPHGLLQTGAACGHDPDELLGSTRYIRTAVPAADSHLTAQRAAQAAWLQEQDVALRRLATANRLGSTAVLGATPMEPVLQWREQLILDSDVNAHIANHETAQAYTELARRLVDVASWERL, encoded by the coding sequence ATGCTCGTTTTCTCCACATCCGACAAGGGCGGCACCGGACGTTCGGTGACGAGCAGCAATGTCGCGTACCGGTTGTGCATGTCGGGTCGCAATGTCGCCTATGTGGACTTCGATTTCGGGTCCCCGACGGCCGGGGCGCTGTTCGAGATCAGCACCGTCGAACGCGGCATCGTCGACGGCGGTGTGCACTCGTATCTGCTCGGCCAGACCGGTACCGCGGCCCGGGTCGACGTCGGTACCGCCACCGACCGCTCGGAACTCAAACGGGTCGCTCCCCGCTCCGGACGGCTGGTCCTGTTCCCGGGCGACGAGGGCGGAGCCGAATTCCTCACCGCCGACGACGCGGTGGTGACGCGCTGCGCGGAACTGCTGGTGGCGCTGGAACAGGAGTTCCGCGTGGTGGTGGTCGATCTGAGCGCCGGCCGATCGGTCGCCTTGGAGATCGCCCTGCAGGCGACCGCGCTCCCGCAACTGCGCCGCCGGACGGCGCGCTGGCTGATCTTCCACCGCTGGACGCGCCAGCACATCCTGGCCGCCGCCGGCCTGGTCCACGGACCGCACGGCCTCCTGCAGACCGGCGCCGCCTGCGGCCACGACCCGGATGAACTACTCGGCTCGACCCGCTATATCCGGACCGCCGTACCGGCCGCCGATTCGCATCTCACCGCGCAGCGCGCGGCGCAGGCGGCGTGGCTACAGGAACAAGATGTCGCACTGCGGCGGCTGGCCACCGCCAACCGCCTCGGTTCGACCGCCGTACTGGGTGCCACACCGATGGAACCGGTGCTGCAGTGGCGCGAACAGTTGATCCTCGACAGCGATGTCAACGCCCACATCGCCAACCACGAAACCGCGCAGGCCTACACCGAACTCGCGCGCCGTCTCGTGGACGTCGCCAGCTGGGAGAGGCTCTAG